The window atttattttgatttcctCGCTCGTACTCAACATTATGCCTCGAACATTTCCAGTATCCTAGAATAAattattcagaaaaaaaaaacccaaaatctCAGCTTTAAAAGCAAGGAATTAGAAGACTTACAGTATCTTCATCAAGTACATGAGAAATCTCCTTAGTATCCATCAAGAACTGTCGCCTTCCAGGCTCCTCCATCGACTGTTTCTTGACAATTTCTCTACCTATTTGTTGCAGTAATCtatgcatttgtattaatccGTATTCTATAAATATAAGAGATTTTTGAGCTAAGACTTCAAGCCCATGGTTGACTTCCAAACTACTATTTGCAAAATACCTTTTGAACCTATCAACCTTGATACCAGCAAACAAACATGCTAAATGCAGAAAAAGAGTTCTTTCATTATCCCGCAAGGCGTTGTAGCTAAATCTTAGAGTTGATTCAATTTCTCTGTCAAGGGTAGACCTTAGCCATGGTAGTGCCTCTATCCACCCATCCCTGGACATTCCTCGTAGATAAGATCCCATAACTCTCAAGCCTAGAGGAAGATCACCAGCAAGCCAAGTAACTTCCCTAGCAAGACTTTCAAAACCTTGATCGGGAGACTTTTGACCGAACGCATATTGGCAGAAGATCTGGAGAGACTCTTTGCTAGTTGGATATTTCATCTCGTAGATATGATCGATCCCAAGTCCGAGTGCCTTGAAGAGTTTTCTATCTTCGGTTGTAATGATAATTATACTTCCGGGACCAACCCATCCAGGCTGCTTTGCCATTTCCTCTAGCTGCCACCAGTTGTCCACTTCATCAAGAACAACCAACACCTTTTTGTCACTAAGCATTTCTTGAGCCCTTCCTAAGTGACGAACCTCAATGTCCTCTTTGTTGAATATTTGACACAACATGCTTTTCTGAAAATTCAGCTTCAAATCATAGTCGTTACCACAAGGCTTCTCATAACTCCCTCTGATATTCTTCAAAAACGTGTTGAATTGAAAATAAGGAGAGAGTTGGTTGTATAAAACTCTGGCAGTGGTCGTCTTACCAATCCCGGCAGGACCAAAAATCCCAATCACCTTAACTTCTTCTGACTGTAGGATCAACTTCGATTTTATCTCCATGATACGAGCTTCTATGCCAACAAAGTCATCGAAGTCTTTTGATGGTGTAAAACCCAACACAGCCATGACCTTTGAGGCGACTTTGTTGATCAAATCAGCTTCATTGTCACTAACAAAAACCACAGAGAATATTCATAAAAACAGTCACCAATATGTACTACAACATAATATCCAAGTGGAAGTATAAGAAAGGGAACAAACCAGTTGCTAGCGTCGTAACCAGCTATACTCGCGACATCATTCAAAGCTTGCCTCCATGCCCTCTTCACCTCTTCTGTTCTCCCCACACAGGTTTCATCAAAGGCTTTTCCGAAATCTCCGGTCTGCTTCCTAACTTCAGATGGATCCACATTGTAGAAAATGGTCATCACTGTTTGGCCAACCTCTTCCCTGCACTTCATGATTTCAACTAACTCATCCAGACACCAGCTTGAAGAAGCGTAGTTACGGGAGAGCAAGACCACGCCAACCCTTGAATGTCTGATCGCTTTAACAAGCTCTGGACCGACAGATTCACCACGCTTGATCTCGTTATCAATGAAAACATTGATTCCCTTGCTTTTGAACTCTTTCAGAACGTGACTAAGAAAGCCTTTGCGTACATCTTCACCACGGAAGCTCAGGAAGACGTGATACAACCAAATGAGAGccagagatgatgatgatgatgaagaagaagccatcATTGTTAACAGCAAGAAGAAGAGGATCACTAAGCTTTCAGATCTgaagaagaaacagaaaaaaagGTAAAGACGCTTAAATAGAGAGGATACACAGCTAGGTCTTGACTTCTTTGCAAGTGGAGAGGAAGAGTAAAGAAATGCACTGTAACGACCAGGTTACTTGAAccggttttggttttttttatttgaatctatactattatttgcgaaaaaaaattttggaatcgagttctcacgttaaaagttagagtggttaataacgtttatacccttaatgaataaaatgtatagctatctatactattatttgcaaattaaatttttggaatcgagctctcacgttaaaagttagagtggttaataacgtttatacccttaatgaataaaatgtgtagttaaattaacaaaataaaatgaaattttaatttatttgattagataattgattaaaattaataatagtaagaattatccaaaatctgaaaatataattttaaaaagagattatttctgtatatattgtattgttatttgaaaaaatattttagtaaaaagttaaaaacatgaattatataactaaatattaatcaaataaaattcttaattatataattaaaaataaaatattgaattatacaaaattttaaaatataataaaaaaagataatttctatatatatattgtattattatctgaaaaaatattttagtaaaaagttaaaacataaattatataattaaatattaatcaaataaattttttactaaaattatgaatatagtgaacaaaataacttttcaaaaattatgaaaatgtttaagtccGCATCGCATCTTAGTTATAACTAAACGAAACTCACCGTTCTTTGTGGTTATTTCTAAACGGGACcgaatatgtatgtatatatccACGCCGCCCTACAGAAGTGCAGTGACCTCGGAGTCAAGAATTTGAACGTAGAGTCAGACTCAAAGAATCTCATCAACAGCATCCTCAACAACAATGCACTCCCACAAATTTATGGAGTTGTAGCTGACATCTTATTTATTTCCTCTGCTTTTGATTATGTCTCGTTTAAATGGAGTCCTAGGGGAGATAACTTTGCAGCTGACTTGCTTGCAAAACAGATTCTAGGTGTAAGTGAGGCCTTTATGACCTCCACCTAACTACTTTGATATGAATGaagtttgtgtttcaaaaaaaaaaaaatatccaagcCGCCATAAGCATGTCTTGTTACCACTTACCGGAGATCCATACCATGATCAATCAGATAGTACCTACCAGGCTACCACCTTCATCATCACGTGTTAGTTAAGTTTTAACCAATATATAACTAGACCCTACTCGTGCCACGTCACGTGTAGGATGCAATCACGAATTTAGGTATGACTTTTTCGACAAGTAACTCTGTTTTAAGCCTGTTTTAGCTCTGTTTTagtccaaaacaaaacaaaaaaaaaactctgtttAAAGCCTAAACCTAGTTTTGTTGGACGAGGTATATCATTTCCCCAAATGGAGAGGATGAGTCAAGAAATGCACTTTTTATGACATTATTTGTGTTAAGTGCATAGTGGAAGCTTAAAACTGATTGTATTGTTTGGTAAACTCATGTTTTTTCCGGTTATACGATCAATCTGAAAAAAATGTCTAAGCTGtttcttttaagaaaattttatacTTTGTGATTGTTCTCGAAGACCAAAATGGCACCGAGTTTTGGTACACTCGTTGGTTGCAGAGAAAACAGGAGTGATAAGATAGAGAGAGATGGACGTTCTACAAAATTTAAAGCATGTTCCTCTCTAATGAGGAAATATCTCTGCACAACTGAAAATAACTAACACATCTGTCAACAGTATTTACAGATTCATGTGACCTGCCAATGATGGATGTGGCagagaacacaacaacaaaaaacaaaacacagaaTGTTACATATCTCAACAAAAGAGTTTTAAGACATGTCCTTCCCATCTTCCTCTCCCCCTAGCAATCCCAGTCTTCTCTTAGCCACTTTTGATCTGTAACACCAAACCTCAAAAGCCTCTGTCAAATCCGGATACACCCCGTTCTTGCTTAACCACTCAGTTAATATCTCCGCTTGGTCTGAAGATGGCAACGCTAGAATGATAGACACAAAGGAAGACTCTAAAGCTTGCCATATCTCTCCATCTATCTTACATCTCACCCCTTCCTCCTTATCTTCTTCTTGATTGGAACCTGCTGAGTCAACAAGAGGCTTTGTTTCTCTTACAAAAGGAAGCCATAGTTTCACCATCTGAAGCCGTTTCACTGTTGGTAATATCACAGTTCCATAACCAATCGCCTCTACAACTTTCGAAGTCACCTCAGTGACTTTAACTCTTATCTCCACCGTCTCTGCAGCCGCTTCCATCGCTTGAACTACCTTAACTAACTTCTCAGACGTGTCAACCCATGTTACAACAAAATCTCTCACCATCTCCATCTTTGTTAGT of the Brassica rapa cultivar Chiifu-401-42 chromosome A03, CAAS_Brap_v3.01, whole genome shotgun sequence genome contains:
- the LOC103859110 gene encoding disease resistance-like protein DSC2 isoform X13; protein product: MMASSSSSSSSLALIWLYHVFLSFRGEDVRKGFLSHVLKEFKSKGINVFIDNEIKRGESVGPELVKAIRHSRVGVVLLSRNYASSSWCLDELVEIMKCREEVGQTVMTIFYNVDPSEVRKQTGDFGKAFDETCVGRTEEVKRAWRQALNDVASIAGYDASNCDNEADLINKVASKVMAVLGFTPSKDFDDFVGIEARIMEIKSKLILQSEEVKVIGIFGPAGIGKTTTARVLYNQLSPYFQFNTFLKNIRGSYEKPCGNDYDLKLNFQKSMLCQIFNKEDIEVRHLGRAQEMLSDKKVLVVLDEVDNWWQLEEMAKQPGWVGPGSIIIITTEDRKLFKALGLGIDHIYEMKYPTSKESLQIFCQYAFGQKSPDQGFESLAREVTWLAGDLPLGLRVMGSYLRGMSRDGWIEALPWLRSTLDREIESTLRFSYNALRDNERTLFLHLACLFAGIKVDRFKRYFANSSLEVNHGLEVLAQKSLIFIEYGLIQMHRLLQQIGREIVKKQSMEEPGRRQFLMDTKEISHVLDEDTA
- the LOC103859110 gene encoding disease resistance protein TAO1 isoform X15, whose product is MMASSSSSSSSLALIWLYHVFLSFRGEDVRKGFLSHVLKEFKSKGINVFIDNEIKRGESVGPELVKAIRHSRVGVVLLSRNYASSSWCLDELVEIMKCREEVGQTVMTIFYNVDPSEVRKQTGDFGKAFDETCVGRTEEVKRAWRQALNDVASIAGYDASNCDNEADLINKVASKVMAVLGFTPSKDFDDFVGIEARIMEIKSKLILQSEEVKVIGIFGPAGIGKTTTARVLYNQLSPYFQFNTFLKNIRGSYEKPCGNDYDLKLNFQKSMLCQIFNKEDIEVRHLGRAQEMLSDKKVLVVLDEVDNWWQLEEMAKQPGWVGPGSIIIITTEDRKLFKALGLGIDHIYEMKYPTSKESLQIFCQYAFGQKSPDQGFESLAREVTWLAGDLPLGLRVMGSYLRGMSRDGWIEALPWLRIRINTNA
- the LOC103859110 gene encoding disease resistance protein TAO1 isoform X14; this encodes MMASSSSSSSSLALIWLYHVFLSFRGEDVRKGFLSHVLKEFKSKGINVFIDNEIKRGESVGPELVKAIRHSRVGVVLLSRNYASSSWCLDELVEIMKCREEVGQTVMTIFYNVDPSEVRKQTGDFGKAFDETCVGRTEEVKRAWRQALNDVASIAGYDASNCDNEADLINKVASKVMAVLGFTPSKDFDDFVGIEARIMEIKSKLILQSEEVKVIGIFGPAGIGKTTTARVLYNQLSPYFQFNTFLKNIRGSYEKPCGNDYDLKLNFQKSMLCQIFNKEDIEVRHLGRAQEMLSDKKVLVVLDEVDNWWQLEEMAKQPGWVGPGSIIIITTEDRKLFKALGLGIDHIYEMKYPTSKESLQIFCQYAFGQKSPDQGFESLAREVTWLAGDLPLGLRVMGSYLRGMSRDGWIEALPWLRSTLDREIESTLRFSYNALRDNERTLFLHLACLFAGIKVDRFKRIRINTNA